The following are encoded together in the Panicum virgatum strain AP13 chromosome 6K, P.virgatum_v5, whole genome shotgun sequence genome:
- the LOC120711479 gene encoding alpha/beta hydrolase domain-containing protein 17C-like isoform X3, whose protein sequence is MLSGCSVSSLAARFAFFPPEPATYAIRKDEATGCLVASGVPRDNALDVLLVDTRRGNKVVAFYFRNPCARLTLLYSHGNAADLSQLYDLFVQLKVNLKINLMGYDYSGYGASTGKPSEENTYADIEAVYQCLETEYGISQEDIILYGQSVGSGPTLHLASHLPRLRGVVLHSAILSGLRVVCHVNFTPCFDIYKNVKKIKKVKCPVLVIHGCIQP, encoded by the exons ATGCTGTCGGGGTGCTCGGTGTCCAGTCTCGCGGCGCGGTTCGCCTTCTTCCCGCCGGAGCCGGCGACGTACGCCATCAGGAAGGACGAGGCCACCGGCTGCCTCGTCGCCTCCGGCGTGCCGCGGGACAACGCCCTCGACGTGCTGCTCGTCGACACCAGGAGGGGGAACAAGGTGGTGGCCTTCTACTTCCGGAACCCCTGCGCGCGCCTCACTCTGCTCTACTCGCACGGCAACGCCGCCGACCTCAGCCAGCTCTACGACCTCTTTGTGCAGCTCAAGGTCAATCTCAAGATCAATCTGATGGG ATATGACTACTCTGGCTATGGCGCATCTACTGGCAAG CCGAGTGAAGAAAATACATATGCAGACATTGAAGCAGTTTACCAATGCTTAGAAACCGAGTATGGGATCAGCCAGGAAGATATTATCTTGTATGGACAATCTGTGGGCAGTGGACCAACATTACATTTAGCCTCCCATTTGCCTAGATTGCGCGGGGTGGTTCTCCACAGCGCTATACTTTCAGGCCTCCGTGTTGTTTGCCATGTGAACTTTACTCCCTGCTTTGACATTTACAAA AATgtcaagaaaataaaaaaggtcAAATGCCCAGTGCTCGTTATTCAT GGATGTATACAGCCATAG
- the LOC120711480 gene encoding NADH dehydrogenase [ubiquinone] iron-sulfur protein 6, mitochondrial-like, whose protein sequence is MATATRRLLPVLLKTLAPAGARGLSTEKAVGAAAVVGSHTAKWMQDTSKKSPMELINEVPPIKVDGRIAVCEGAAEGVGLGHPIEYICLDLAAPNVCKYCGLRYVQVHHH, encoded by the exons ATGGCGACCGCGACGCGGAGGCTGCTCCCGGTGCTCCTCAAGACCCTAgcccccgccggcgcgcggggcctCTCCACCGAGAaggccgtcggcgccgccgccgtcgtcggcaGCCACACCGCCAAGTGGATGCAG GACACGAGCAAGAAGTCACCAATGGAACTGAtcaacgaagtacctccaatcAAGGTTGATGGTCGCATTGCTGTCTGTGAAGGGG CTGCTGAAGGTGTTGGCCTTGGCCACCCAATTGAGTATATCTGCCTTGATCTGGCGGCACCTAATGTGTGCAAGTACTGCGGTCTCCGTTACGTTCAAGTTCACCATCACTAA
- the LOC120713880 gene encoding secretory carrier-associated membrane protein 5-like: MHATLIVCLGRVFMQHHSTANLIIYNTFQNVALATTIASVPSRKSWLPAGFGGSGKHGATIDTPLEDPKKKERELLSWEQDLKRREQDIKRREDAMNRAGVAVEVRNWPEFYPIIHHDIANEIPIHAQKLQYTAFASWLGLIACLIWNFFAVLVESIRSEDIVSFLLAVIYAMSGCPLSYILWYRPLYRAMRTDSVVTFGQFFVFYSIHVGFCVIAAIAPPIIFRGKTLTGILVAIEVLAGDMLVGVLYFIGFVFFALESLISIWVLERVYMYFRGHR; the protein is encoded by the exons ATGCATGCAACACTCATCGTGTGTTTAGGCAGGGTGTTCATGCAGCATCATAGCACTGCCAACCTGATCATCTACAATACCTTTCAGAATGTAGCATTGGCAACAACGATAGCTTCTGTACCGTCCAGGAAATCATGGCTCCCGGCAGGCTTTGGAGGAAGTGGCAAGCACGGTGCCACGATCGACACTCCCCTCGAG gatccaaagaagaaggagagagagCTGTTGTCATGGGAGCAGGATTTGAAGCGCCGGGAACAG GATATCAAACGAAGGGAGGATGCAATGAACAGAG CCGGTGTCGCCGTGGAAGTGAGAAATTGGCCGGAGTTCTATCCCATCATACATCATGATATAGCCAATGAGATACCAATCCATGCACAGAAGCTACAATACACGGCATTTGCTAGTTGGCTAG GACTGATTGCATGTCTCATTTGGAACTTTTTCGCTGTCTTAGTTGAGTCAATTCGCAGCGAAG ATATTGTAAGTTTCCTCCTTGCTGTAATCTATGCGATGTCTGGGTGTCCACTTTCATACATACTTTGGTACAGGCCTCTGTACCGTGCAATGAG AACTGACAGCGTGGTAACCTTTGGCCAGTTTTTCGTCTTCTACTCG ATTCATGTTGGGTTTTGTGTCATTGCTGCAATTGCTCCTCCAATAATATTTAGGGGGAAAACTCTTAC GGGCATTCTTGTTGCAATTGAGGTTTTGGCTGGAGATATGTTGGTCGGG GTACTTTATTTTATCGGCTTTGTATTCTTTGCCTTGGAATCTCTTATAAGCATCTGGGTGCTGGAG CGAGTATACATGTACTTCAGAGGGCACAGGTGA
- the LOC120713881 gene encoding choline-phosphate cytidylyltransferase 2-like, with product MKPAEDAAVPETATAAQTEWYDPMSPPAPQQQQPAAEAVAGTSPSVSSDARPLRVYADGIYDLFHFGHARALEQAKKSFPNTYLLVGCCSDEITHRYKGKTVMTEDERYESLRHCKWVDEVIPDAPWVINQEFIDKHNIDYVAHDALPYADTSGAANDVYEFVKAIGKFKETKRTEGISTSDIIMRILKDYNQYIMRNLTRGYSRKDLGVSYVKEKQLRVNMGFSKLREKVKEHQEKFHSAAKIAGSNPVEWMENADRWIVGFLEKFEEGCHMMETAIKDRIQEGLKRQSRSESNLSGGSGEDSDS from the exons cggcggcgcagacGGAGTGGTACGACCCgatgtcgccgccggcgccccagcagcagcagccggcagCGGAGGCTGTGGCGGGGACCTCGCCGTCGGTGAGCTCTGACGCGCGGCCTCTCAGGGTGTACGCCGACGGCATCTACGATCTCTTCCACTTCGGCCATGCGCGTGCGCTTGAACAGGCCAAGAAATC ATTTCCCAACACCTACTTGCTCGTCGGTTGCTGTAGCGACGAGATCACCCATCGGTACAAAGGAAAGACCGTCATGACCGAGGACGAGCGCTATGAGTCACTTCGGCACTGCAA GTGGGTTGATGAGGTTATACCGGATGCACCATGGGTGATCAATCAGGAGTTTATTGACAAGCACAACATTGACTATGTTGCGCACGACGCACTTCC GTATGCTGACACAAGTGGAGCTGCCAATGATGTCTACGAATTT GTGAAAGCAATCGGAAAGTTCAAGGAGACCAAGCGCACCGAGGGCATCTCGACATCGGACATCATCATGAGGATCTTAAAGGATTACAACCAGTACATCATGCGGAATCTGACCCGCGGATACAGCCGCAAAGACCTCGGCGTGAGCTATGTCAAG GAGAAGCAACTGAGAGTGAACATGGGGTTCAGCAAGCTAAGGGAGAAGGTGAAGGAGCATCAAGAGAAG TTTCACAGTGCGGCGAAGATAGCTGGAAGCAACCCCGTGGAGTGGATGGAGAATGCTGACCGTTGGATTGTTGGGTTCCTCGAAAAGTTTGAGGAAGGTTGCCACATGATG GAAACTGCGATCAAAGATCGAATTCAGGAGGGGCTGAAGAGGCAAAGTAGGTCGGAGTCCAACCTTTCTGGTGGCTCCGGGGAGGACTCGGACTCATAA